The stretch of DNA TGGCCTTTCCCGCGCTGAACTTCGACTGGGGACAGCCTTACACAAACTTTGGACGCCTGCGCCCGCTGCACACAAGTGCGGTGATTTTCGCCTTTGGCGGCAACGCTCTGATCATGTCGTCCTTCTACATTGTGCAGCGCACATGCGGCGCGCGGCTGTGGGGCGGCAACACGGCGTGGTTCGTGTTCTGGGGCTATCAGCTGTTCATCGTACTTGCCGCGACCGGCTATCTGCTGGGGGCCACGCAGTCCAAGGAATATGCCGAGCCTGAATGGTACGTGGATATCTGGCTGACCATCGTCTGGGTCGCCTTCCTCGTCGTCTATATGGGCACGATTTTCAAGCGGCAGGAAAAGCACATTTACGTCGCGAACTGGTTCCTGCTGGCGTTCATCATCACCGTCGCCATGCTGCACATCGTCAACAACCTGAGCATTCCGGTGTCCCTGCTGGGGTCCAAGTCCGTGCAGGTGTTCTCGGGCGTGCAGGATGCGATGACGCAGTGGTGGTACGGCCACAACGCGGTGGGCTTCTTCCTGACCGCCGGGTTCCTGGGCATGATGTATTACTTTGTGCCGAAGCAGGCGGGTCGTCCGGTTTATAGCTACAAGCTGTCGATCATCCACTTCTGGGCGCTGATCTTCCTGTATATCTGGGCCGGTCCGCACCACCTGCACTACACCGCGCTGCCCGACTGGGCCTCGACCCTGGGCATGGTGTTCTCGATCATCCTGTGGATGCCGAGCTGGGGTGGCATGATCAACGGTCTGATGACGTTGCAAGGCGCCTGGGACAAGCTGCGCACCGATCCGATCATCCGGATGATGGTGATCAGCCTCGCCTTCTACGGCATGTCCACATTCGAGGGGCCGATGATGTCGATCAAGGCGGTCAATAGCCTCAGCCACTACACCGACTGGACCATTGGGCACGTGCATTCCGGTGCGCTGGGCTGGAACGGCATGATCACCTTTGGCGCGCTTTACTTCCTGACGCCGCGCCTGTGGGGGCGTCAGCAGATGTATTCGATGAAGGCCATCGACTGGCACTTCTGGCTCGCTACCATCGGCATCGTGCTTTACGCGGCGTCCATGTGGGTGACCGGCATCATGGAAGGCCTGATGTGGCGCGAAGTCGACGCCCAAGGGTTCCTGGTGAACTCGTTCGCTGACACCGTGAGCGCGAAGTTCCCGATGTATGTGGTGCGTGGACTGGGCGGGGTTCTGTACCTGACCGGTGCGATCATCATGGTTTGGAATATGTGGATGACGATCCGCGGAGCCGAGCGCGTCTCGGCCCCCGTTGGCGTCCCCGCAGAATAAGGAGGCTGAACAACAATGGCCGACAATCCAAAAATCACCGATCCTGAACAGGATCCAAATGTCAGCACGCTGAGCGACTTTCCAAAGGAGATCCCCAACGAGTTGCCGCATCAGTCCGGTTTCATCGCGCGCCACGCGATCCTGGAACGCAGCCCGACGCTTTTGTTCGTCTTCTCGCTGCTGACCGTGTCCATCGGCGGGATCGTGGAGATTGCACCGCTCTTTTACCTCGAAAACACGATTGAAGAGGTGGAGGGCGTGCGCCCCTACAGCCCGCTTGAGCTGGCGGGGCGCGATGTCTACATCCGCGAGGGGTGCTATGTGTGCCATAGCCAGATGATCCGCCCGATGCGGGACGAGGTCGAGCGGTACGGCCACTATTCGCTGGCGGCGGAGTCGAAATACGACCACCCGCACCAGTGGGGGTCAAAGCGCACGGGGCCTGATCTGGCCCGTGTGGGCGGTCGGTATTCCGATGCCTGGCATGTGGATCACCTGATGGACCCGCAATCCGTGGTGCCGGAATCGATCATGCCGAAATATGCCTTCCTTGCCGATGCGGTCATTGATGGGGAGCGGATCGAGGATCTGTTGCGCACCCACCGCTTTGTCGGCGTGCCGTATACAGATGAGATGATCGCCTCCGCCTCCGCCGACTTTACGGTGCAGGCGGATCCCGATGGCGACTGGGACGGGCTGGTTGAACGCTATCCCGGTGCCGTCGTGTCTAACTTCGACGGGCAACCCGAGTTGACCGAGATGGATGCGCTGATCGCTTACCTTCAGATGCTGGGCACGCTGGTCGATTTCTCGACCTTCACCCCAGACCCAAGCCGATAGGAGGCGGACATGGAAACAACCTATTCCATCCTGCGGGAGTTTGCGGGCAGCTGGGCGCTGATCGCGATGATGCTCTTTTACATCTCGGCCTGTCTTTATGCGGTCCGTCCGTCGGCCCGCAAGGCAAACGAGGACGCGGCCCACATTCCCTTCAGAAACGACACTGATGCGCCAGTGACGGCGCAAGAACCGGAGGCCAAGCAAGATGGCTGACAAGAAAGACATTGATGAGGTCACCGGGACCGACACCACCGGCCACGAGTGGGACGGGATCAAGGAACTGAACAATCCGTTGCCGCGGTGGTGGCTGTGGACCTTTTACGGCACTGTGGTCTGGGGGCTGGCCTATACCATTGCCTATCCGGCCTGGCCGCTGATCAATTCGGCCACACAGGGTGTTCTGGGGTATTCGACACGCGCCGAGGTGGCCGAACGCATCGCAGAGGTTGATGCGCGCAATGCCGAGGTGTCAGAGCGACTGGCGGCTGCCGACCTGTCCACTCTGGCGCCCGATGACCCAGCCCACCGCTTTGGTGTGGCGGGCGGCGCGTCCGTGTTCCTGGCCAATTGTTCGCAATGCCACGGGCAAGGCGCTGCTGGTGTGCAGGCGGCGGGATACCCGAACCTGCTGGATGATGCATGGCTGTGGGGCGGGACGCTTGAAGACATCGAGTACACCGTGCGCCATGGCATTCGGAACGACACCGACCCCGATGCCCGCTGGTCCGAGATGCCCGTCTTTGGCGACATCCTGTCCGATGAAGAGATCGCGCAGACCGTTGAATACGTGCTGGCCATGTCGGGTCAGGAGCATGACGCGGCCATGGCCGAACAGGGCATGGTGTGGTTCGAGGAACAGTGCACCGCCTGTCATGGCGAGAACGGCGAAGGCATCCGCGAGCTGGGTGCGCCCACGCTGAACGATGCCATCTGGCTTTATGGCGGCGACCGCGAGACCCTGACCGAGACGATCACCTATTCCCGCTTTGGCGTGATGCCCGCATGGGGCCCGCGTCTGGACGAGCATGAGATCAAGGCGGTCACGCTGTATCTGCACCAATTGGGAGGCGGCGAGTAGCTCTCGCCGTTTCGCACTACGCCGCGCGTCGGACGCCTGGGGCGTCCCTCTGGAGGAGGCGCGCGGCGGTCCCGGTCTCTGTCCTGTTCGTACCATGCAGGGACCGGGATTTTCCTTTTGATGCTTGATCCAGATCAAGGCTGTGAGACCCGCCCACGCGCAGGGTACGCTTACGAACAGGACAACCGAATATGACACAGTCACCGGCTTCTCCGCCGCCGCTTTATGCGCCGCGCGAACCGATCTTTCCCCGGCGCGTGAAAGGCACGTACCGCACCCTGAAGTGGTGGATCATGGGCGTGACCCTGGCCATTTACTACCTGACCCCGTGGATCCGCTGGGATCGGGGGCCGAACCTGCCCGATCAGGCGGTTCTGGTCGATCTGGCGGGTCGGCGGTTTTACTTCTTCTGGATCGAGATCTGGCCCCACGAGTTCTATTTCGTGGCTGGCCTGCTGATCATGGCGGGGCTGGGCCTGTTCCTGTTCACATCGGCGCTGGGCCGGGTCTGGTGCGGCTACACCTGCCCGCAGACCGTCTGGACCGACCTGTTCATCCTCGTTGAACGCTGGATCGAGGGGGACCGCAACGCGCGCGTGCGCCTGTGGAATGCAGACTGGTCGTTCCACAAGGTCCGTCTGCGCATGACCAAATTTATCGTGTGGTTCTTTATTGCGCTCGCCACCGGTGGCGCCTGGGTGTTCTATTTCGCCGACGCGCCGACGTTGGCCCGTGATCTGGTCACCTTCGACGCGCCGCTTGTTGCCTATTCCACGATGCTGATCCTCACCGCGACAACCTTTGTCTTTGGCGGGTTCATGCGCGAGCAGGTCTGCAACTACATGTGTCCGTGGCCGCGCATCCAGGCGGCGATGATGGATGAAAGCACGCTGACCGTGGCCTATCGTCACTGGCGGGGCGAGCCGCGCGGCAAACATATGAAGGCAGAGGATGCGGATCAGCGCGGCGACTGCATCGATTGCATGGCCTGCGTGAACGTGTGCCCGGCGGGCATCGACATCCGGGACGGGCAGCAGATGGAGTGCATCACCTGCGCGCTCTGCATAGACGCGTGCGACGAGGTGATGGAGCGGATCGGCAAGCCGCGCGGCCTGATCGACTATCTGGCCCTGTCAGACGAGGAAGCCGAGACCAAGGGTGCGCCGCCGCGTCCCATTCTGGAACATGTGCTGCGCCCTCGCACGATCCTTTATACCGCGATGTGGTCGCTGATCGGTGTGGCGCTGGTCTATGCGCTGTTCATCCGGTCCGACATCGACCTGACGGTCGAGCCGGTGCGCAACCCGCAATTCGTGACCCTGTCGGACGGGGCGGTGCGCAACGCCTATACCCTGCGCATCCGCAACCTGACGGCAGAGCCGCGGGAGTTCCGGGTCATGCTGACCTCGGACGATATTCTGCGCATCGACGTGGAAAGCGATGGCGCGGTGGCCAACCACGTCACCGTGCCTGCGAACGAGACGATGCAGGCGCGCGTGTATGTGACGGCACGCCCACAGGACCCGGCCGCCGATGCCGAAACCACTGACCTGCGCCTGTGGGTCGAGGACGTCGAGACTGACGATCGGGCAGGCGTCGCCACCATCTTCAACGGAAAGGGCTGAGATATGATCAAGGAACTGACGGGCTGGCACGTGCTGGCAATTTTCGTGACCGGCTTTGCCATCATAATTGGCGTGAACCTGACGATGGCGTTTCAGGCGGTGAGCACCTTTCCGGGGCTGGAGACCAGGAATTCCTACATGGTTAGCCAGCTGTTTGACGAAGAGCGTGACGCGCAAGTGGCGCTGGGATGGGATGTGCGGCTTGAAACCGGTGGCGATCAGCTGACGCTGTACATTGACGACGAGATTGGGCCGGTGGTGCCGACCATCAAGGCGGCCACGCTGGGCCGTGCGACCCATGTGGGTGACGATATGATCCCCGTCTTCCGCCATGACGGGACGCGCTTTGTCGCGACGATCCCGCCGCTTGCACCCGGCAACTGGAACCTGCGTTTGGCTGCCGTGGCACCTGATGGCACGGACTTTCGCCAGCGTGTGGTGCTGCGGGTGCGCCCATGAGCGTCGCGTCCTGCCCCGGCTGCGTTGCCGCCGGTCCCATTGCCGAAGGTGCGGGGCGTGATGCGGGCCTGCCCACCCACGAGCTGATCCTGCCGGGCATTCATTGCGCGGCGTGCATCCGGTCGGTGGAGGGGCTGCTCAATGCCCGCACCGATCTTGCTGCGGCCCGCGTCAACCTGAGCCGCAAGCGTGTGGCGATCACAGCCGAGCCGGGACTGGACCCTGCCCCCTGGATCACGGCCCTGGCCGAGATCGGGTTCGAGGCGCATGAGGCCCGCGATGCGGGTCGCCATGCGCAAGACGACGGCTTGACCCTGCGCCTCGGCATCGCCGGGTTCGCCATGATGAACGTGATGCTGCTGTCGGTGGCGGTGTGGTCCGGTGCCACGGATGCGACGCGCGACTTCTTTCACTGGATTGCTGCGGCGATTTCCCTGCCTGCCGCCGTCTATTGTGCCCAGCCGTTTTTCTGGTCGGCCTGGTCGGTGCTGCGCGTGCGGCGTCTGAACATGGATGTGCCGATCTCGCTGGCGATTATTCTGGCCTGCGGTCTGTCGCTTTATGAGACGACGCAGAGCGGCGAGCATGCGTATTTCGATGCGGCGCTGAGCCTAACATTTTTCTTGCTTGGCGGTCGGGTGTTGGAGAAACGCATGCGACAGGCGGCGCGGTCGGCGGCTGCTGATCTGGCGGCCCTTGAGCCGCTGCGTGTCACCCGGATCGAAGGCGATAAGCGCGTCACTGTCCCCGTCGATGAGGTGGCACAAGGCGATACCCTGTGGCTGGCAGCCGGGTCACGGGTGCCTGTGGATGGTATCCTTGACAGCGCGGGCGCGCAGGTGGATCGCAGTGCGTTGACCGGTGAAAGCGATGAGATTGCTGTTGCCCAAGGGCAGGCGCTGACCGCCGGTGAGGTTGTGCTGACCGGTCCGGTGACCATGCACACGACGGTTGCGGCGAAGGGCTCGACCTTGCGCCGTCTGATCCAGATCGCGTCGCAGGCAGAGGGCGCGCGGAGCCGGTATACCAGCCTGGCCGACAGGGCCGGGGCCATCTATGCACCGCTGGTGCATGGGTTGTCCTTTGCCGCCTTTGTCGTGTGGTCGCTGGCCACGGGCGATTGGTACAACGCGTTGAAGATTGCCATTGCGACGCTGATTATCACGTGCCCCTGTGCGCTTGGCCTTGCCGTGCCTGCGGTGGCCACTGTGGCCACGGGCCGTCTGTTTCGCATGGGATTGCTGGTGAAGTCCGAGACGGCGCTGGAGCGGTTGGCGGAAGTGGACACGGTTGTCCTGGACAAGACGGGCACGCTGTCGGCCGCTGCCCTTGTTCCGCCCAACGATATGCCTGATGCGGCGCGCGGTGTTCTGAAGGCGCTGGCGCAATCGTCTGCGCACCCGCTCAGCCGGTCGGTGCTGCCGGTGCTGAAGGATGTGGCGCCCGCGGACCTGGAACAGGTCACCGAACATCGCGGCAAAGGCGTGTCTGGCGTTTGGCGTGGACGGGAGGTGCGCTTCGGCAATGCCGCATGGGTCGGAGCGGGGCAGGGCACTGTCCTGCGCATCGCTGAGGCGCACCATCTGCTTGCACGCCGCGAACAGGTCTTTGACGACGCGGATGAGACGCTGGAGCGCTTGCGGGCTATGGGCCTGGAGGTTCACATGCTGACCGGTGACCGTGCGGAAAATGCCGCGCGCGTGGCCGCAGAGTTGGGTGTGGACCATGTCCATGCCGAGGTGGACCCGGAGGCCAAGCAGGACCTGATCGAGGCGTTGCAGGCCGATGGCCGTAAGGTTGTCATGGTCGGTGATGGTTTGAACGACACGCTGGCCTTGACCCGCGCCTGGGCGTCGATGGCGCCGGGCAACGCGCTGGAAGCCAGCCAGAATGCCGCCGATGTGGTGCTGCTGGGCCAACACTTGTCCGGCATTCCTGACGCCATCGCGATTGCCCGTAGTGCGCGGCGGCGGATTCTTGAGAACTTTGGCCTTGCCGCGTGCTACAATGCTGTGGCGATCCCGCTGGCCTTGTCGGGCTTTGCCTCGCCTCTGATGGCGGCGCTGGCCATGTCCACCAGTTCGATCACCGTGACTGTCAACGCTTTGCGTACGAGGGCGAAACCATGAATGTACTTGTCATACTTGTGCCGTGTTCGCTGATCCTGGGGCTGGGGGCGCTGGTCGCCTTTGTCTGGACGCTTAAAAGCGATCAGTACGCCGACCCTGACGGCGACGCGCAGCGCATCCTGCTGGATGACGATTAAAACGCGACCTTGTCGCCGCCCTTGAGGTCGAGGATCTCGCGTGCTTCGTCCGGGGTGGCGATCTCGTGCCCGAGGTCTTCGATGATGCGGCGGATTTTCGTGACTTGCTGGGCATTCGACTCTGCCAGTTTGCCGCGTGAGATGAACAGACTGTCCTCCAGTCCGACCCGCACGTTGCCACCCATCTGGCTGGCGGTCGTGGCCAGCGGCATCTGTGCTGCCCCTGCGCCCAGAACGGACCAGCGGTAACCGTCGCCAAAAAGTCGGTCGGCGGTGCGTTTCATAATGATCAGGTTGTCGACCTCTGCCCCGATCCCGCCCAGCACACCGAATACGAATTGCAGAAAGACGGGTGCCTTGAACAGGCCGATGTCCATGCAGTGTTTGAGGTTGTAGAGGTGGCCGACATCGTAGCATTCGTGTTCGAACTTGATGCCGTGGGGAGCGAGTTCGGTGGCCGCCTGTTTGATGTCGGCGAAGGTGTTGCGGAAGATGTTCGCTTCGGATCCGGCAATATAGTCCTTTTCCCAATCGTGTTTCCACGTGTCGTAGCGGTCGGCCAGCGGGTGAAAGGCGAAGTTCATGGACCCCATGTTGAGTGAGCACATTTCGGGGCTGAAGCGGATGGCGGCCTGAATCCGTTCCTCGATCCGCATGGTGGGCGCGCCGCCGGTGGTGATGTTCAGCACGGCATCGGTCGATTGTTTTACGCGGCTCAGAATGCCGCTGTAGTCATCAGGTTCGACCGACGGGCGCCCGTCCGCGGGATGGCGGGTGTGAAGGTGCAGGATGGATGCGCCCGCCTCGGCTGCGGCGATGGCCTGCGCGGCGATATCGTTGTGCGTCACGGGCAGGTGGTCAGACATTGTGGGCGTGTGGATCGCACCGGTGACAGCGCAGGTGATGATCGTTTTGGGCCGTGCCATTGTTGTGTGTCCTCATCAAAGGGCTGCACTCGAAAGGAAATCGGGTTGGGCGCGATCACCGTGGCAAGCGGCGTCAGCGCGATCAAGTAAATCCTGATGGAACGGGCGGTGCTCCTGTGTGCCGTATGTGTCCTTACTGCCGGTCGGGTGGGCTCAATGCCTGCGCTGGCACGTCGCGGCCTGTGCTGTGGCGCTGTGTGGCGTACGCATCGGCCGGATCGGCGCTACGTGTGACAAGACGTGGAGCAACAGGCGCAAAAGCCTGCGTGGTGCCGCTGAAGGGACTCGAACCCCCGACCCCATCATTACGAATGACGTGCTCTACCAGCTGAGCTACAGCGGCTTGGGCAGGCGTTATACTCGATGTTCGGGGCAGGGCAAGTGCAGCTGAACTGAAAATACAACCGCTTTAATCCACCTTTAAGCCCTCATGCTGTAAGCCCCGACACATGGCGACTTTGGAGTGATCCATGCGAGTTTTGGCGCATCTGATATGTGCGGTGGCGTTGGCGTTCGGGGCCTGCGGGCCCGCGGACAGTGCCGGTACCGTTACGATCCGGGATTGGGCGGATCAGGCAGTGCTGGTGCATCGCGTGACCAAATCAGTCTGCTTGCTCTTTGTCGGGTCCAGCACGTCGGTTCATTTGGACGACGTGGCCGAGTCCTCGGCCCGTTTGATGGCGCGATCCGGCACGCTTGGCATCATGGCCGCTGCAGATCTGAAACTGGCAGCAGATGTTGCAACACTCACGCGGTCGGCGCGGCAGATCGCTGCTGGAGATCGCCACACTGTGGCGGTGTCCCTACTGCTTAAGACAAACCCGGTCCTCTCCTCAAGGTATCGAGAAAAACGGGCACATGCACAATCGGATGTGCCAGCAGAATTTCACGGATCCTTCGCCGCTGTTCAGGACTTGCGGGTGCTATCACAGAAGTTTCAGCGGGACCTGTGCCTGTTTTTGACCGATCTAGCACTTGATGGTGCGGCAGGCGCGCTGTCTGATGATATTGTCAGCTTCGAGCAGGCGCTTGAACAGATCACAAAGGGTGATGCCGCTGCCGGGCTTGTTGCCGCGCCCAACATCCATATCAAGGTCACGTTGGGAAAGGTCGCCGCGAAATGGAAAACTCTCAAACCTATTTTGCTTGCCGCTGCGCGTGGTGAGGCTGTGGACTCACGCGACGCCCAGCTTGCTTCCGTGCTGGGCGACGCGATGCTTGCCAATCTGGATGACATATCCGATCGGTTTCAGGCGTTGTGATGTTCAGCCTTGTAACGCTTTGACACCGACATCGCCCTGCGATTGTTCGCGAATGGCGAGGGCGGCGGCATAGGCGCCGGCGGCCGTCGTGAAATAAGGGATCTTGTCGTAGAGCGCGATGGAGCGGATCGACTTGCTGTCTTCGACCGCCTGCGCGCCTTCGGTTGTGTTGAAGACAAGCTGGATGCCATCGTCTTTCATCATGTCAGTGACGTCCGGACGCCCCTCATAGACCTTGTTCACCGTTCTGCAGGGCACGCCATTCGTCTCCAGCCACGCCGCTGTTCCACTGGTCGCCACAGTCGTGAAGCCCATGCCGTGCAGGATTTGAGCCGCTTCAAGCATCTGGGGCGTCTTGTCCATATCCTTGATCGAGATGAAGGTGCAGCCCGCGTTCGGCAACACCATGCCAGCCCCCATCTGCGCCTTGAGGAATGCGCGCGCAAAGGTGCGGTCCCAGCCCATGACCTCGCCTGTTGAGCGCATTTCGGGTCCAAGGATCGTGTCCACACCGGGGAAACGGGCAAAGGGCAGCACCGCTTCCTTGACCGAGAACCACGGCATGTTCGGGTCGGCCAGCGTCATCGGATCGGCCAGCGGCAACACGCTGTCATAACTGGCGTCTGCGTCATAGGCGGGACGCTGGGGGAAGTTCGACAGTGGCTCTCCCGCCATGACGCGGGCGGCGATGGACGCAATGGCACTGTCGGTGGATTTTGCGACGAATGGCACGGTGCGCGAGGCGCGTGGATTCACTTCGATCAGGAAGATGTCGTTGCCCTGGATCGCGAATTGGACGTTCATCAGGCCAACCACATTCAACGCCTTGGCCAGCGCATGAGTCTGCGCCTCAATCTCGGCAATCACGTCGGAGGGCAGGGAATACGGGGGCAGGGAACAGGCGCTGTCGCCCGAATGCACGCCCGCCTCTTCGATGTGCTGCATGATGCCGGCAACATGTACGTCCGTCCCGTCGCAAAGCGCGTCCACATCCAACTCGACCGCACCGGCGAGGTAGCTGTCGAGCAGCACGGGGCTGTCGCCCGATACGACGACGGCTTCTGAGATATACCGCTCAAGGTTCGCTTGATCACGCACGATTTCCATCGCGCGGCCGCCCAGGACATAGGACGGGCGGATGACCAATGGGAAACCAATATCATCTGCAATTTCAAGCGCTTCAGCGTCGGAGTGCGCGATGCCGTTCTTGGGCTGCTTGAGCCCGAGATCGTTCACCAGCGCCTGGAACCGTTCACGATCTTCGGCGAGGTCGATGGCGTCAGGTGTGGTGCCCAGGATCGGAATGCCCGCATCTTCCAACGCGTTGGCCAGCTTCAGTGGGGTCTGACCGCCGAACTGAACGATGACGCCGTGCAGGGTGCCATTGTCCTGCTCGACCCGCAGGATTTCCATCACATGTTCGAATGTCAGCGGCTCGAAATACAACCGGTCCGAGGTGTCGTAGTCGGTGCTGACCGTCTCGGGGTTGCAGTTGATCATGATCGTCTCATAGCCCGCGTCGGTCAGTGCAAAGCAGGCGTGACAACAGCAATAGTCGAACTCGATCCCCTGGCCGATCCGGTTGGGGCCACCGCCAAGGATTACCACCTTTTTACGGTCCGACGGGCGCGCTTCGCATTCGACGTCGCCGAATACCGGCGTTTCATAGGTCGAGTACATGTAGGGCGTCTGCGCCTCGAATTCGGCGGCGCAGGTGTCAATCCGTTTGAAGACGGCCCGCACGCCCAGGTTTTCGCGCGCACGGCGCACCTGCGCCTCGTCCCGTCCGGTCAACTGGCCCAAGCGGGCATCTGTGAACCCCATCATCTTGAGGGCGCGCAGACCTTCTTCGGTCATCGGCAAGCCAGCGTCGCGCACCTGCGCCTCCATGTCCACGATCTCGCGGATGCGGGCCAGGAACCACGGGTCGAACTTGGTCGCGGCAAAGATGTCATCGTCGCTCAATCCGTGGCGCATGGCTTGCGCGATCAGGCGCAAGCGGTCCGGGGTCTGGGCCGATATTGCTTTGACCACCGCGGCCTTGTCCGGCGCGCCCGGGATGTCGATGTCATCGAGGCCCACCAGGCCCGATTCCATTGATGCCATCGCCTTTTGCAGCGACTCGTGGAAGGTCCGGCCAATCGCCATGACCTCGCCCACGGATTTCATGGCGGTGGTCAGCGTTGCTTCGGAGCCGGGGAATTTCTCGAACGCGAATTTCGGGATCTTGGTGACCACATAGTCAATCGTCGGCTCAAACGAGGCGGGCGTGACCTTGGTGATGTCGTTGTCCAGCTCATCGAGCGTGTAACCCACGGCCAGCTTCGCCGCGATTTTGGCGATGGGAAAGCCGGTCGCTTTCGATGCAAGGGCCGATGACCGCGACACGCGCGGGTTCATTTCGATCACCACCATGCGCCCGTCATCCGGGTTGATCGCCCATTGCACGTTCGACCCACCGGTTTCCACTCCGATCTCACGCAGGACCGCAATCGAGTGGTTGCGCATGATCTGGTATTCTTTGTCCGTCAGCGTCAGGGCAGGGGCAACGGTAATCGAGTCGCCCGTGTGCACGCCCATCGGGTCCACGTTTTCGATGGAACAGACGATGATGGCGTTGTCGGCAGTGTCGCGCACCACCTCCATCTCGTATTCCTTCCAGCCCAGCAGGCTCTCATCGACCAGGATCTGACCCACGGGGCTTGCGTCCATGCCTGACCGGCAGATCGCTTCATAATCCTCGCGGTTGTACGCGACGCCGCCGCCTGTGCCACCTAGCGTAAAGGCGGGCCGGATGATGGCTGGCAGGCCAATGTCTTCCAACGTCTCCAGCGCCAGCGCAACGCCTGCGGCCAGATCCTTGTTGCCCTTGTCGTCCTTGGGCGCGGTGACGATGGTCGCGCGTGGATTTTCGATGCCCAGCCTGTCCATCGCTTCGCGGAACAGCTTGCGGTCCTCGGCCATCTCGATGGCGTCACGCTTGGCGCCGATCATCTCGACCCCGAACTTGTCCAGCACGCCCATTTCTTCCAAGCTGAGCGACGTGTTCAACCCGGTCTGTCCGCCCATTGTGGGCAGCAGCGCGTCCGGCCGTTCCTTTTCGATGATCTTGGCGACAACCTCGGGTGTAATCGGCTCAATGTATGTTGCGTCGGCGAGGCCCGGATCGGTCATAATGGTGGCCGGGTTCGAGTTCACCAGGATGACCCGGTATCCTTCTTCCCGCAGCGCCTTGCAGGCTTGCGCACCGGAATAGTCGAACTCGCAGGCCTGCCCGATCACAATGGGGCCCGCGCCGATGATCATGATCGACTTGATGTCGGTACGCTTTGGCATCTTGGCCCCCCAAATGTGCAAATTGTCCTGCCTTATAGGGATGGCGCAAGAAGGTGCAAGAGGGCGCGGTCGCCCGCCTGCGGTAAATCTGCGGCGTAGGGTGGAACTCTTTGTCCATTGCCACAGTTTCCCCGCTGTGCGCCACCGCAACCAGTCACAGGGGAAGATCGAACATGGCCTATTCTGCACTGCTTTTGGGATCGATTGGCGTTCTGGCCGAAACATCCGACATTCAACGTCGCGCGTTCAACACCGCTTTCGAGTTGAACGAGGTC from Tateyamaria omphalii encodes:
- a CDS encoding heavy metal translocating P-type ATPase, which produces MSVASCPGCVAAGPIAEGAGRDAGLPTHELILPGIHCAACIRSVEGLLNARTDLAAARVNLSRKRVAITAEPGLDPAPWITALAEIGFEAHEARDAGRHAQDDGLTLRLGIAGFAMMNVMLLSVAVWSGATDATRDFFHWIAAAISLPAAVYCAQPFFWSAWSVLRVRRLNMDVPISLAIILACGLSLYETTQSGEHAYFDAALSLTFFLLGGRVLEKRMRQAARSAAADLAALEPLRVTRIEGDKRVTVPVDEVAQGDTLWLAAGSRVPVDGILDSAGAQVDRSALTGESDEIAVAQGQALTAGEVVLTGPVTMHTTVAAKGSTLRRLIQIASQAEGARSRYTSLADRAGAIYAPLVHGLSFAAFVVWSLATGDWYNALKIAIATLIITCPCALGLAVPAVATVATGRLFRMGLLVKSETALERLAEVDTVVLDKTGTLSAAALVPPNDMPDAARGVLKALAQSSAHPLSRSVLPVLKDVAPADLEQVTEHRGKGVSGVWRGREVRFGNAAWVGAGQGTVLRIAEAHHLLARREQVFDDADETLERLRAMGLEVHMLTGDRAENAARVAAELGVDHVHAEVDPEAKQDLIEALQADGRKVVMVGDGLNDTLALTRAWASMAPGNALEASQNAADVVLLGQHLSGIPDAIAIARSARRRILENFGLAACYNAVAIPLALSGFASPLMAALAMSTSSITVTVNALRTRAKP
- the ccoS gene encoding cbb3-type cytochrome oxidase assembly protein CcoS, which gives rise to MNVLVILVPCSLILGLGALVAFVWTLKSDQYADPDGDAQRILLDDD
- a CDS encoding 3-keto-5-aminohexanoate cleavage protein, translated to MARPKTIITCAVTGAIHTPTMSDHLPVTHNDIAAQAIAAAEAGASILHLHTRHPADGRPSVEPDDYSGILSRVKQSTDAVLNITTGGAPTMRIEERIQAAIRFSPEMCSLNMGSMNFAFHPLADRYDTWKHDWEKDYIAGSEANIFRNTFADIKQAATELAPHGIKFEHECYDVGHLYNLKHCMDIGLFKAPVFLQFVFGVLGGIGAEVDNLIIMKRTADRLFGDGYRWSVLGAGAAQMPLATTASQMGGNVRVGLEDSLFISRGKLAESNAQQVTKIRRIIEDLGHEIATPDEAREILDLKGGDKVAF
- a CDS encoding type IV pili methyl-accepting chemotaxis transducer N-terminal domain-containing protein; the encoded protein is MRVLAHLICAVALAFGACGPADSAGTVTIRDWADQAVLVHRVTKSVCLLFVGSSTSVHLDDVAESSARLMARSGTLGIMAAADLKLAADVATLTRSARQIAAGDRHTVAVSLLLKTNPVLSSRYREKRAHAQSDVPAEFHGSFAAVQDLRVLSQKFQRDLCLFLTDLALDGAAGALSDDIVSFEQALEQITKGDAAAGLVAAPNIHIKVTLGKVAAKWKTLKPILLAAARGEAVDSRDAQLASVLGDAMLANLDDISDRFQAL